One part of the Flavobacterium johnsoniae UW101 genome encodes these proteins:
- a CDS encoding MerR family transcriptional regulator — MHIELSKDKRYYSIGEVAKAFNVNASLIRFWDSEFDILKPKKNAKGNRMFTPEDITNLQLIYHLVKERGFTLEGAKTHLKEGQKKTLDKFEIIRKLESIKTQLNDIKNEL; from the coding sequence ATGCATATTGAGCTTTCAAAAGATAAAAGATATTACAGCATTGGCGAAGTAGCCAAAGCCTTTAATGTCAATGCATCCTTGATACGATTTTGGGACAGCGAATTTGATATCCTGAAACCTAAAAAGAACGCCAAAGGCAACAGAATGTTTACTCCGGAAGATATAACCAATCTTCAATTGATTTATCACTTGGTAAAAGAAAGAGGTTTTACACTTGAAGGAGCCAAAACGCATTTAAAAGAAGGTCAGAAGAAAACGTTAGATAAATTCGAAATAATACGTAAATTAGAGTCGATAAAAACGCAACTGAACGACATCAAAAACGAATTGTAA
- a CDS encoding ABC transporter ATP-binding protein: MKLLYSYIIKHKLLLFFALIMASINICFSLSDSIITGKLMQDCGVGLHKYDGNAAGFIKSLSFWLGLSLGAAMISRITKNFQDYFTNVVIQRTGAQMYTDGIKKSLDLPYAEFEDQRSGETLSKLTKVRSDSEKLITLSISLIFQTIIGFIFVILYVARIDYRISIIFLITAPIIALVSSYLGKKIKIVSKKIVNQTNALAGSTTESLRNIELVKSLGLTYQEEKRLNLNTFKILQLELEKIRFIRSLSFIQGTTVHFLRTCVVFTLYYFLFGGKIIVGDLLTMVFFTFFIFGPLQELGNFIIALNETKVSMENFKTLLSAPKEFRPQNPKHVGAIQSLLFSNVSFQHKTAKFKAVENINFEIKQGQTVAFVGPSGSGKTTLVKLLVGLYTPAEGQVLYNDIDSTDIDLLDLRKQLGFVTQDAQLFSGTIRENLLFVKPNATDEDLYDALKRASCDKLLRRAEDGLNTTIGEGGIKVSGGEKQRLSIARAILRNPNLLIFDEATSALDSITEEEINDTIRNISDKNRITVLIAHRLSTVMHADRIFVLEQGKIIEQGKHEDLIVEKGLYYAMWRQQIGERK; the protein is encoded by the coding sequence ATGAAATTATTATATTCTTACATAATCAAACATAAACTTTTATTGTTTTTTGCTTTGATTATGGCCTCGATAAACATTTGTTTCAGTTTATCAGATTCTATTATTACTGGTAAATTAATGCAGGACTGCGGGGTTGGTCTGCATAAATACGACGGAAATGCTGCCGGCTTTATTAAATCTTTATCTTTCTGGCTTGGGCTTTCACTTGGTGCGGCCATGATTTCTAGAATTACCAAAAACTTTCAGGATTACTTTACCAATGTCGTGATTCAAAGAACCGGCGCTCAAATGTATACTGACGGAATTAAAAAATCTTTAGATCTTCCTTATGCTGAATTTGAAGATCAGCGAAGCGGTGAAACTTTGAGTAAATTAACCAAAGTACGTTCTGATTCAGAAAAACTGATTACACTTTCTATTTCGCTTATTTTTCAAACCATTATCGGATTTATATTTGTAATTCTTTATGTTGCCCGCATTGATTACAGAATCTCGATTATCTTTTTAATTACGGCACCAATTATTGCTTTGGTAAGCTCTTATCTGGGGAAAAAGATTAAAATTGTTTCGAAAAAAATCGTAAACCAAACTAATGCTTTGGCGGGTTCTACAACCGAAAGTTTACGAAACATCGAATTGGTAAAAAGTCTTGGTTTGACTTATCAGGAAGAGAAGCGTTTAAATCTAAACACTTTTAAAATCCTGCAGTTAGAATTAGAAAAAATCAGATTTATTCGAAGCTTAAGTTTTATTCAGGGAACAACAGTTCACTTTTTAAGAACTTGTGTGGTTTTTACTTTGTACTATTTCTTATTTGGAGGAAAAATTATTGTGGGTGATTTGCTTACAATGGTTTTCTTTACATTTTTCATTTTTGGTCCGCTTCAGGAACTTGGAAATTTCATTATTGCATTGAATGAAACCAAAGTATCTATGGAGAATTTCAAAACTTTATTAAGTGCTCCAAAAGAATTTCGTCCGCAGAATCCAAAACACGTTGGAGCAATTCAGTCATTGTTATTCTCAAATGTGAGTTTTCAGCATAAAACAGCCAAATTTAAAGCTGTAGAAAATATCAATTTCGAAATTAAACAAGGACAGACTGTTGCGTTTGTTGGTCCGTCTGGTTCCGGAAAAACAACTTTAGTAAAACTATTAGTTGGTTTATACACTCCAGCGGAAGGTCAGGTTCTTTACAATGATATTGATTCAACAGATATTGATTTGCTTGATCTGAGAAAACAACTTGGATTTGTAACTCAGGATGCGCAATTGTTTTCAGGAACTATTCGCGAAAACTTATTGTTTGTTAAACCAAATGCAACCGACGAGGATTTATACGACGCTTTAAAACGAGCAAGCTGCGACAAACTTTTAAGACGTGCCGAAGATGGTTTAAATACTACAATTGGTGAAGGCGGAATTAAAGTTTCGGGTGGAGAAAAACAGCGTTTATCTATCGCCAGAGCTATTCTTAGAAATCCGAATTTATTGATTTTTGATGAAGCAACTTCTGCTTTGGATTCAATTACCGAAGAAGAAATCAACGATACGATTCGAAATATCTCAGACAAAAACCGAATCACGGTTTTAATCGCTCACCGTTTATCAACCGTTATGCACGCTGACAGAATTTTTGTTCTGGAACAAGGTAAAATCATCGAGCAAGGTAAACACGAAGATTTAATTGTTGAAAAAGGATTGTATTATGCAATGTGGCGCCAGCAAATTGGGGAGCGTAAATAG
- a CDS encoding TonB-dependent receptor, with translation MKTSIQNIFTILFFLTFSISFAQNIEGIVTTSENVPLEAVNVVVKGTTNSAVTDNSGKFIIDSKGRLPLTLLIQYVGYTTAEIELTAIPANPLQVALKEENELIEVVVSSRRRIEKVQDVPIAISVITGKQAEQTGAFNVNRIKELVPSVQLYSSNPRNTGINIRSLGSPFGLTNDGIDPGVGFYVDGVYYARPAATTLDFIDVEQIEVLRGPQGSLFGKNTTSGAFNITTRKPSFTSGADFEVSYGNYSFLQAKASVTGALGKKVAGRLSFSGTSRDGLVDNIATGRSTNTLNNQGIRGQLLWTPTVNTNVIFAADITTQRPDGYAQVVAGVAPTQRAAYRQFDAIIADLNYQLPSLNAFDRKIDQDTPWRSNQDMGGFSLNVDTKIGGGTLTSTTAWRFWNWDPSNDRDFTGLQVLAKSQNPTRQTQITQEVRYAGQITSKISGVAGVFFIDQTSQTDGTEESGNAQWRFSQSTTSNLWKTPGLFEGYGIKTDARIRASSAAVFGQIDWAITDRLHILPGLRYNFDKKDAHYARTTYGGLQTTDPQLLALKKLVYSDQAFDSSTDNTDFSGNITVTFKASDKINAYGTFAKSYKPVGVNVAGLPTNSAGQPLLDLAVIKPEKVYHYEVGVKTSPFRNSIFNIALFKTDIKDFQTNVQAAELGVNRGYLANADKVRVQGVEVDGSFVISPNLTINGAVTYTDGTYVKFTNAPLPLEETGAPVSFKDVSGTNLPGASRWAGSLGGELSDNARFFGNAGKVFLAVDSYARSEFSSSPSASKYLVVQGYAIFNARLGFRASQGLSVHFWGRNLLNKDYYEQLLPAGGNAGQYAGVLGDQRTYGITLKYSL, from the coding sequence ATGAAAACATCAATACAAAATATCTTTACAATATTATTCTTTTTAACCTTCTCTATCTCATTCGCTCAAAATATTGAAGGTATAGTTACAACAAGTGAAAATGTTCCTTTAGAAGCTGTAAACGTAGTAGTTAAAGGAACTACAAATAGTGCTGTTACTGATAACAGCGGTAAATTTATAATCGATTCTAAAGGAAGACTTCCATTAACTCTTTTAATTCAGTATGTAGGATATACAACTGCTGAAATCGAACTTACAGCAATTCCAGCAAATCCGCTTCAGGTTGCACTTAAAGAAGAAAACGAACTTATTGAAGTTGTCGTTTCTTCAAGAAGAAGAATCGAAAAAGTTCAGGATGTGCCAATCGCTATTTCTGTAATTACAGGAAAACAAGCAGAACAAACCGGAGCTTTTAATGTAAACCGTATTAAAGAATTAGTTCCTTCTGTACAGCTTTATTCTTCAAACCCAAGAAATACAGGTATTAATATTCGAAGCTTAGGTTCGCCTTTCGGGTTAACAAACGACGGAATCGATCCGGGTGTTGGTTTTTATGTTGATGGTGTTTACTATGCTCGTCCGGCTGCCACTACTCTAGATTTTATTGATGTAGAACAAATCGAGGTTTTACGCGGCCCTCAAGGTTCTTTATTTGGAAAAAATACAACTTCGGGAGCTTTCAATATTACTACCCGCAAACCAAGTTTTACTTCTGGTGCTGATTTTGAGGTTAGCTATGGAAATTATTCTTTCTTACAGGCTAAAGCTTCTGTTACAGGTGCTCTAGGTAAAAAAGTGGCAGGTAGATTATCGTTTTCAGGGACTTCACGTGACGGTTTAGTTGACAATATTGCAACTGGAAGATCTACAAACACCTTAAATAATCAGGGAATTAGAGGACAATTGCTTTGGACTCCAACTGTAAATACAAATGTTATTTTTGCTGCTGATATTACAACGCAGCGCCCAGACGGATATGCTCAGGTTGTAGCTGGTGTTGCTCCAACACAAAGAGCAGCTTACCGCCAGTTTGACGCCATTATTGCCGATTTAAATTATCAATTACCAAGTTTAAATGCTTTTGACCGTAAAATTGATCAGGATACACCTTGGCGTTCTAATCAGGACATGGGAGGTTTCTCTTTAAATGTTGATACAAAAATTGGAGGCGGAACTCTTACTTCTACTACAGCATGGCGTTTTTGGAACTGGGATCCGTCAAATGACCGAGATTTTACAGGATTACAAGTTTTGGCTAAATCTCAAAACCCTACAAGACAAACACAAATTACACAAGAGGTTCGTTACGCAGGACAGATTACTTCTAAAATAAGCGGTGTTGCCGGAGTATTTTTTATTGACCAGACATCACAGACTGATGGAACTGAAGAATCTGGAAATGCACAATGGAGATTTTCTCAAAGCACAACAAGTAACTTATGGAAAACACCGGGGCTTTTTGAAGGATATGGAATTAAAACTGATGCAAGAATCAGAGCATCGAGTGCTGCTGTATTTGGACAAATTGACTGGGCAATTACAGATCGTTTACACATTTTACCTGGTTTAAGATATAATTTTGATAAAAAAGATGCGCATTACGCACGTACAACATACGGAGGTTTACAAACAACAGATCCACAGTTATTGGCTTTGAAAAAACTGGTTTATTCTGATCAGGCTTTTGATTCAAGTACTGACAATACTGACTTTTCTGGAAACATTACAGTTACTTTTAAAGCTTCAGACAAAATCAATGCTTACGGAACTTTTGCAAAAAGCTACAAACCAGTTGGTGTAAATGTTGCCGGACTTCCAACTAACTCTGCTGGTCAGCCGTTACTTGATCTTGCTGTAATTAAGCCTGAGAAAGTATACCATTATGAAGTGGGAGTAAAAACTTCTCCTTTTAGAAACTCAATTTTCAATATTGCATTATTTAAAACCGATATTAAAGATTTTCAAACTAACGTTCAGGCAGCTGAATTGGGTGTAAACCGTGGTTATCTCGCCAATGCTGATAAAGTACGTGTACAAGGTGTAGAAGTAGACGGAAGTTTTGTTATAAGTCCAAACTTAACAATAAACGGTGCTGTAACTTATACTGATGGTACTTATGTGAAATTTACAAATGCACCGCTGCCATTAGAAGAAACAGGAGCTCCAGTATCTTTCAAAGATGTTTCAGGAACTAATCTTCCGGGTGCTTCAAGATGGGCAGGATCATTAGGCGGTGAGCTTTCTGATAATGCAAGATTTTTTGGAAACGCAGGAAAAGTTTTCTTAGCTGTTGATTCTTATGCACGTTCTGAATTTTCATCAAGCCCTTCGGCTTCAAAATATTTAGTCGTTCAGGGTTATGCAATTTTTAATGCCCGCTTAGGTTTCCGCGCATCACAAGGTTTGTCTGTTCACTTCTGGGGTCGTAACCTTTTAAACAAAGATTACTACGAACAATTATTGCCTGCAGGTGGTAACGCAGGACAATATGCTGGTGTATTGGGAGACCAAAGAACTTACGGAATTACATTGAAATACAGCTTATAA
- a CDS encoding RrF2 family transcriptional regulator, producing the protein MLSHKAKYALKALLYLAEQDENHISRTVEIADGANIPKKFLEQILLDLKRGRFVSSKQGKFGGYYLIKSKNDITLAEIHRLFDGAIALLPCASLNFYEPCSDCKTESECSLRHGLMLIRDKTLKAMEGITIASLVKK; encoded by the coding sequence ATGTTATCACATAAAGCAAAATACGCCCTTAAGGCCTTACTTTATTTAGCAGAACAAGACGAAAATCACATTTCCAGAACTGTGGAAATTGCTGATGGCGCTAATATTCCTAAAAAGTTTTTAGAACAGATTCTATTAGATCTAAAACGAGGACGTTTTGTAAGCAGTAAGCAGGGAAAATTTGGCGGATACTATTTGATAAAATCCAAAAATGACATCACTCTGGCAGAAATTCACCGATTATTTGACGGTGCAATTGCACTTTTGCCATGTGCTTCTTTAAATTTTTACGAGCCTTGTTCTGATTGCAAAACCGAGTCTGAATGCAGTCTGCGTCACGGTTTAATGCTTATTAGAGACAAAACTTTAAAGGCAATGGAAGGCATCACAATCGCCTCATTAGTAAAAAAATAA
- the alaS gene encoding alanine--tRNA ligase, which produces MKSQDVRKQFLDFFESKGHTIVPSAPIVLKDDPTLMFNNSGMAQFKEFFLGNGTPKSPRIADTQKCLRVSGKHNDLEEVGIDTYHHTMFEMLGNWSFGDYFKKEAINWAWELLTEVYKIPKENLYVSVFEGSKEDNVPFDQEAWDIWKTLIDEDRIILGNKKDNFWEMGDQGPCGPCSEIHVDLRSAEEKALVSGKSLVNNDHPQVVEIWNNVFMEFNRKADGSLEKLPAQHVDTGMGFERLCMALQGKTSNYDTDVFMPLIREIETITGAKYTTNDVTGISEEQNKMNIAIRVVADHVRAVAFAIADGQLPSNTGAGYVIRRILRRAIRYGFTFLGTKEPFIYKLVETLSEQMGDSFPEIRTQKALCSNVIREEENSFLKTLDQGLILLDAVILNNTGDTIDGKKAFELYDTYGFPIDLTALILSERGLKLDEEGFQEQLQLQKERSRAASKVTAGDWNVIVEDDIQEFVGYDRLSQQVKITKYRRVESVKDGEIFQLVFNATPFYGESGGQTGDKGYLEAQNGDIVYIIDTKKENNQTIHLTQSLPENITGTFNAVVDANQRAKTSSNHSATHLLHQGLRKILGTHIEQKGSMVRNASLRFDFSHFSKVTDEELLEVENFVNARIRESLPLIEKRAIPKEQALEDGAIALFGEKYGDLVRTIKFGDSVELCGGTHVANTSDIWHFKIVSEGAVAAGIRRIEAITSEAAKEYFESQAVSLAEIKEALKNAQDPVKSILALQDENAQLKKQLEALLKDKAKNMKADLAKELQEINGVQFLAKQVDLNPEGAKDLAYELGGSYNNLFVVFATAHEGKPMLTCYISKEIVASKNLNAGQVVRELGKYIQGGGGGQPFFATAGGKNVDGIGEALAKAVDFVK; this is translated from the coding sequence ATGAAATCACAAGACGTACGTAAACAATTTTTAGATTTTTTTGAGAGTAAAGGTCATACTATTGTTCCTTCAGCTCCTATTGTACTTAAAGACGACCCAACCTTAATGTTCAATAACTCGGGAATGGCCCAGTTTAAAGAATTTTTCTTAGGAAACGGAACTCCAAAAAGTCCTAGAATAGCCGATACGCAAAAATGTCTTCGTGTTTCAGGAAAACATAACGATCTTGAAGAAGTAGGTATTGATACGTACCACCACACTATGTTTGAGATGTTAGGAAACTGGTCTTTTGGTGATTACTTCAAAAAAGAAGCAATTAACTGGGCTTGGGAACTATTGACAGAAGTATATAAAATTCCAAAAGAGAATCTTTATGTTTCTGTTTTTGAAGGAAGTAAAGAAGATAACGTTCCGTTTGACCAGGAAGCTTGGGATATCTGGAAAACATTAATCGACGAGGACAGAATTATTCTTGGAAATAAAAAAGATAATTTCTGGGAAATGGGAGACCAAGGACCATGCGGACCTTGTTCTGAAATTCACGTTGATTTACGTTCTGCAGAAGAAAAAGCTTTAGTTTCTGGAAAAAGTCTGGTAAACAATGATCACCCGCAAGTTGTTGAAATCTGGAATAACGTATTCATGGAATTCAACCGTAAAGCAGATGGTTCGTTAGAAAAACTTCCTGCACAGCACGTAGATACCGGAATGGGATTTGAGCGTTTGTGTATGGCATTGCAAGGAAAAACATCAAACTATGATACTGATGTTTTCATGCCTTTAATTAGAGAAATCGAAACGATTACAGGTGCAAAATATACAACTAATGATGTAACAGGCATTAGTGAAGAACAAAATAAAATGAATATTGCTATTCGTGTAGTGGCAGATCACGTTCGTGCGGTAGCATTTGCTATTGCAGATGGTCAGTTGCCATCTAACACAGGAGCTGGTTATGTAATTCGCAGAATTTTACGTCGTGCTATTCGTTACGGATTTACTTTCTTAGGGACAAAAGAGCCGTTTATCTATAAATTGGTTGAAACTTTAAGCGAGCAGATGGGAGATTCTTTCCCGGAAATCAGAACGCAGAAAGCACTTTGTTCGAATGTAATTCGTGAAGAAGAAAATTCATTCCTGAAAACATTAGATCAGGGATTAATTCTTTTAGATGCTGTAATTTTAAATAATACAGGAGATACAATTGATGGTAAAAAAGCTTTCGAATTGTACGATACATACGGTTTCCCGATTGATTTAACCGCTTTGATTCTTTCTGAAAGAGGATTGAAATTGGACGAAGAAGGATTCCAGGAACAATTGCAATTACAAAAAGAAAGATCTCGTGCAGCATCAAAAGTGACTGCTGGAGACTGGAATGTAATTGTAGAAGATGATATTCAGGAATTTGTTGGATATGACAGATTATCACAACAAGTAAAAATCACAAAATACCGCAGAGTTGAAAGTGTTAAAGATGGTGAGATTTTCCAATTGGTTTTCAATGCAACGCCATTTTATGGAGAAAGCGGAGGACAAACAGGAGATAAAGGATATCTGGAAGCTCAAAACGGTGATATCGTCTATATTATCGATACTAAAAAAGAGAATAACCAAACGATACATTTAACACAATCGTTACCGGAAAATATTACTGGGACTTTTAATGCAGTTGTTGATGCAAACCAGAGAGCTAAAACTTCGTCAAATCACTCGGCTACACACTTATTGCACCAAGGTTTACGTAAGATTTTAGGAACGCACATTGAGCAGAAAGGATCGATGGTAAGAAATGCTTCATTGCGTTTTGACTTTTCTCACTTCTCTAAAGTGACTGATGAAGAGTTGTTAGAAGTAGAAAACTTTGTAAATGCAAGGATTCGTGAGAGTTTGCCATTAATCGAAAAAAGAGCTATTCCAAAAGAACAAGCTCTTGAAGATGGAGCAATTGCTTTGTTTGGAGAGAAATACGGTGATCTAGTTCGTACTATTAAATTTGGAGATTCTGTCGAATTATGCGGAGGAACTCACGTTGCCAATACATCTGATATCTGGCATTTTAAAATTGTTTCAGAAGGAGCTGTTGCAGCTGGAATTAGAAGGATAGAGGCAATTACTAGTGAAGCAGCAAAAGAATATTTTGAGTCTCAGGCTGTTTCTTTAGCAGAAATTAAAGAAGCACTTAAAAATGCTCAGGATCCGGTAAAATCGATCTTGGCATTACAAGACGAAAATGCACAGTTGAAAAAACAATTAGAAGCTTTATTAAAAGATAAAGCTAAAAATATGAAAGCTGATTTAGCTAAAGAATTACAAGAAATCAATGGCGTTCAGTTTTTAGCAAAACAAGTTGATTTAAACCCAGAAGGAGCAAAAGATTTAGCTTACGAATTAGGTGGTTCTTATAACAACTTATTTGTAGTTTTCGCAACGGCTCATGAAGGAAAACCAATGTTAACTTGTTACATCTCTAAAGAAATTGTAGCATCCAAAAATCTAAACGCAGGACAAGTTGTTCGCGAATTAGGTAAATACATCCAAGGCGGCGGCGGCGGACAGCCTTTCTTCGCTACAGCTGGAGGTAAAAATGTTGATGGAATTGGGGAAGCTTTAGCTAAAGCGGTGGATTTTGTTAAATAG
- a CDS encoding peptidoglycan DD-metalloendopeptidase family protein has translation MAKVKYYYDSENLAYTKIKTRKRIKIGYALLFLVASALFGFLVFVLLINTPYFETPKDRLQAREIENLKLQYSILNKKLDEIDAAADALEERDNNIYRVYFNKAEIPDSIRKAGFRNPEKYKALEGYNNSQLVLNTTKRVDKLSKELAIQSKSLDEILKLAGAKESLLLAIPAIQPVQNENLKRVASGFGYRIDPFTKVRKMHNGMDFTANTGAPVYATGDGVVARADDTASGFGNHVVIRHGFGYESLYAHLSKYNCRPGQKVKRGDVIGYVGSTGRSEGPHCHYEVHKDGKVVNPLNFYYGNISAAEYVAISQMANQENQSLD, from the coding sequence ATGGCGAAAGTAAAATATTATTACGACTCAGAAAATCTGGCTTATACGAAAATAAAAACCAGAAAAAGAATAAAAATTGGTTACGCATTACTGTTTTTAGTAGCTTCGGCATTGTTTGGCTTTTTAGTTTTTGTACTTTTAATTAACACACCTTACTTTGAAACTCCAAAAGATCGGCTTCAGGCACGTGAAATTGAAAATTTAAAACTTCAATATTCGATTTTGAATAAAAAACTGGACGAAATCGACGCTGCAGCAGATGCCCTGGAAGAACGAGATAATAATATTTACCGGGTTTATTTTAATAAAGCAGAAATTCCCGATTCTATTAGAAAAGCGGGTTTTAGAAATCCTGAAAAATATAAAGCATTAGAAGGTTACAACAACTCTCAGCTGGTTTTAAATACCACAAAAAGAGTAGATAAACTTTCAAAAGAATTAGCAATTCAATCTAAATCATTAGATGAAATATTGAAATTAGCCGGAGCAAAAGAAAGTTTATTATTGGCGATTCCGGCAATTCAGCCTGTTCAGAATGAAAATTTAAAACGTGTTGCTTCTGGTTTTGGATACAGAATTGATCCTTTTACAAAAGTGAGAAAAATGCACAACGGAATGGATTTTACTGCCAACACCGGAGCTCCGGTTTATGCCACTGGTGACGGCGTTGTGGCAAGAGCAGATGACACTGCTTCGGGCTTTGGAAACCATGTTGTGATCAGGCACGGTTTTGGATATGAAAGTTTGTATGCGCATTTAAGCAAATACAACTGCAGACCCGGACAAAAAGTCAAAAGAGGCGACGTTATAGGTTATGTAGGAAGTACAGGAAGATCTGAAGGGCCACATTGTCATTACGAAGTACATAAAGATGGAAAAGTCGTAAACCCGCTGAACTTCTATTACGGCAATATTTCGGCAGCAGAATACGTCGCAATTTCGCAAATGGCAAATCAGGAAAATCAGTCATTAGATTAA
- a CDS encoding LemA family protein, with translation MKKWLIPVGIIVAFIAIIAFWSIGIKNTALQHSQAVNKEWGNVQTAYQRRNDLIGNLVNTVKGAADFEKSTLTAVIEARAKATSVTIDPSNVTPEQLAQFNQAQSGVSSSLSRLLVSVEQYPTLKANENFLKLQDELASTENQILTARTRFNEAVQVYNGYVLKIPNNWFLSEYKEKPYFEASTGADKPVEVKF, from the coding sequence ATGAAAAAGTGGTTAATCCCTGTTGGAATTATTGTAGCATTTATCGCTATCATCGCATTTTGGTCGATTGGAATTAAAAATACTGCTTTACAACACAGTCAGGCTGTAAATAAAGAATGGGGTAACGTACAAACGGCTTACCAAAGACGTAATGACCTTATTGGAAATTTAGTAAACACAGTAAAAGGTGCTGCTGATTTTGAAAAATCAACTTTAACAGCGGTAATCGAAGCTCGTGCAAAAGCTACATCTGTAACAATTGATCCAAGCAATGTAACTCCAGAGCAATTAGCACAATTTAACCAGGCACAAAGCGGTGTAAGTTCTTCATTATCTAGATTATTAGTTTCTGTTGAGCAATACCCAACTTTAAAAGCTAATGAAAACTTCCTAAAATTACAGGATGAACTGGCAAGTACAGAAAATCAGATTTTAACAGCTAGAACTCGTTTTAACGAAGCTGTACAAGTTTACAACGGATATGTTTTAAAAATTCCTAATAACTGGTTCTTGAGCGAGTATAAAGAAAAACCATACTTCGAAGCTTCTACAGGAGCAGACAAGCCAGTTGAAGTAAAATTCTAA
- a CDS encoding TPM domain-containing protein, with the protein MSKVEDFLTKEEEHEIVEAIRMAENNTSGEIRVHIEKTTSKVHFDRALEVFHELRMNETKLQNGVLLYFAVEDKNFVICGDKGINDLVADDFWHCTKDIMTNHFKAGNFKQGIVDGILNAGEQLKKYFPSQEDDINELSNEISKG; encoded by the coding sequence ATGTCAAAAGTAGAAGATTTTTTAACCAAAGAAGAAGAACACGAAATTGTTGAAGCTATTCGCATGGCCGAAAATAACACTTCTGGCGAAATTAGAGTACATATAGAAAAAACAACTTCTAAAGTCCATTTCGACAGAGCTTTAGAAGTTTTTCATGAATTACGAATGAATGAAACTAAATTGCAGAATGGCGTACTGCTCTATTTTGCAGTTGAAGATAAAAACTTCGTGATTTGCGGCGATAAAGGAATTAATGATCTTGTTGCTGATGACTTTTGGCATTGCACAAAAGACATTATGACAAATCATTTTAAAGCCGGCAATTTTAAACAAGGAATTGTAGACGGTATTTTGAATGCCGGTGAACAGCTTAAAAAATATTTCCCATCTCAGGAAGACGATATAAACGAATTATCTAACGAAATCTCTAAAGGATAA
- a CDS encoding TPM domain-containing protein, translated as MKNSKNTISNSNRIFQFSFLFIAFFICNTIFAQFDIPKKPDFQTSVYDYANVLSASEKTQLEEKLIRYSDSTSTQIVVITIESLKGEDIGILTPKWAQEWGIGQAKEDNGVLILLAKAERRIWISPGYGLEDRLTAGIGGEITRNIIIPEFKAGSYYRGLDKGADALFDVFKGKYKGERKQSKGNDFPILPFIVIVVIVLILLSRGKRGGGGNSGSNGGGPSLMDVILLSSLGRSSGGGFGGFGGGSSGGGGGFGGGFGGGGFSGGGSGGSW; from the coding sequence ATGAAAAATTCCAAAAATACAATCTCAAATTCCAATAGAATTTTTCAGTTTAGTTTTTTGTTTATCGCGTTTTTTATCTGCAATACTATTTTTGCACAATTTGATATTCCAAAAAAACCTGATTTTCAAACTTCTGTTTACGATTATGCCAACGTTTTAAGTGCTTCTGAAAAAACACAATTAGAAGAAAAATTAATTCGTTACTCAGATTCAACCTCAACTCAAATTGTTGTTATTACCATCGAAAGCCTTAAAGGCGAAGATATTGGAATCCTGACACCAAAATGGGCGCAGGAATGGGGAATTGGACAGGCTAAAGAAGATAATGGTGTATTAATTTTATTGGCTAAAGCCGAAAGAAGAATCTGGATTTCTCCTGGTTATGGTTTAGAAGATCGTTTGACGGCAGGAATTGGCGGCGAAATTACCAGAAATATTATTATCCCTGAATTTAAAGCAGGAAGTTATTACCGCGGACTTGATAAAGGTGCGGATGCACTTTTTGATGTCTTTAAAGGAAAATATAAAGGTGAACGCAAACAGTCTAAAGGAAACGATTTCCCAATACTGCCCTTTATTGTTATTGTTGTAATTGTTTTAATTTTACTTTCAAGAGGCAAAAGAGGCGGTGGAGGAAATTCTGGCAGCAATGGCGGAGGCCCAAGCCTGATGGATGTAATTCTTTTAAGCAGTCTTGGCAGAAGCAGCGGCGGTGGATTTGGAGGTTTTGGAGGCGGATCATCTGGCGGAGGCGGAGGCTTCGGCGGTGGATTTGGCGGAGGCGGATTCTCTGGAGGAGGTTCTGGAGGAAGCTGGTAG